The following coding sequences lie in one Xyrauchen texanus isolate HMW12.3.18 chromosome 25, RBS_HiC_50CHRs, whole genome shotgun sequence genomic window:
- the gltpd2a gene encoding ceramide-1-phosphate transfer protein: WRPCLNLYTATREIVRAAVTTDADGHQGKDVIKECAGQKFQVSRLLLYLNSALGPASDVLLEPYLLCWEELIKFMESLGPLVGFFTHKVEEKIILIRQLSQEESEKHLNRSVAPEPAHNYKHLAPPTSPHAYHSVRSMLEAELQRGVVSFDTETPSGSRTLLRLHRSLLWLQLLLEKLGAEPEERSMGELCRDAYTEVLAPHHPWLVQRAAELVFRAMPDRSVFLQLVCVQTQEEAEPVIHVIVAAIQEIHDRTQKELQLRNMLDLP, translated from the exons TGGAGGCCGTGTCTGAATTTGTACACAGCAACCAGAGAG ATAGTTCGAGCAGCTGTTACAACTGATGCTGATGGGCATCAAGGAAAGGATGTTATCAAGGAGTGCGCTGGACAGAAATTCCAAGTGTCCCGTCTCCTCCTTTATCTAAACTCcgccctcggccccgcctccgaTGTGCTGCTGGAACCGTACCTTCTCTGCTGGGAGGAGCTAATCAA GTTTATGGAGTCTCTTGGTCCTCTGGTAGGATTTTTCACTCATAAAGTTGAGGAGAAGATCATCCTTATTCGACAGCTGTCGCAAGAAGAATCTGAGAAACATCTCAACAGAAGCGTTGCTCCTGAGCCCGCCCACAATTATAAACACTTAGCCCCGCCCACTTCGCCACACGCGTATCACTCTGTACGCTCCATGCTGGAGGCTGAACTGCAGAGGGGCGTGGTCTCCTTTGACACGGAGACGCCCTCCGGAAGTCGGACTTTGCTCCGCCTCCATCGCTCATTGCTCTGGTTACAGCTGTTGCTGGAGAAGCTGGGGGCGGAGCCTGAGGAGCGAAGCATGGGCGAACTGTGCCGCGACGCTTATACGGAGGTTTTAGCGCCACATCACCCCTGGCTGGTGCAGCGCGCAGCGGAACTGGTGTTCAGAGCGATGCCCGACCGCAGCGTGTTCCTGCAGCTGGTGTGCGTACAGACGCAAGAGGAGGCGGAGCCTGTGATACACGTCATTGTCGCAGCCATTCAAGAAATTCATGACAGAACGCAGAAAGAGCTACAGCTCAGAAACATGCTGGACCTGCCTTAA